One part of the Anaeromyxobacter sp. Fw109-5 genome encodes these proteins:
- a CDS encoding molybdopterin-binding protein: MPGPTAILVVVGNEVLSAKVQDENGPWAARRLRELGVRLDAILTLPDRLDDVIEAVDRARRRATWVFTSGGVGPTHDDVTVPAVARALGRPLVRSGPLCESIRAMHRRHHDGAEAPEAALRMADVPEGTRLLGDPSFPTLAVENVVMLPGVPQFFRWQFDRIAPLLAAAPFHLACVFLALGEDALAPALSRVAEAHPWVEIGSYPRFDDADHRVKVTIEAKDGARVDAALAALLAALPEGAVVRTEPR, translated from the coding sequence ATGCCCGGTCCCACGGCCATCCTCGTCGTCGTCGGCAACGAGGTGCTCTCTGCCAAGGTGCAGGACGAGAACGGCCCCTGGGCGGCGAGGCGCCTGCGCGAGCTCGGCGTCCGGCTCGACGCGATCCTGACCCTGCCGGACCGGCTGGACGACGTGATCGAGGCGGTCGATCGCGCCCGCCGGCGTGCCACCTGGGTGTTCACCTCCGGTGGCGTCGGGCCCACCCACGACGACGTGACGGTCCCTGCCGTGGCACGCGCGCTCGGGCGGCCGCTGGTGCGCTCCGGCCCGCTCTGCGAGAGCATCCGCGCGATGCACCGCCGCCACCACGACGGCGCCGAGGCGCCCGAGGCCGCGCTGCGGATGGCGGACGTGCCCGAGGGGACCCGCCTCCTCGGCGATCCGTCCTTCCCGACGCTGGCCGTCGAGAACGTGGTGATGCTCCCGGGGGTCCCCCAGTTCTTCCGCTGGCAGTTCGACCGGATCGCGCCCCTGCTCGCCGCCGCGCCGTTCCACCTCGCCTGCGTCTTCCTCGCGCTCGGCGAGGACGCGCTCGCGCCCGCCCTTTCGCGGGTCGCCGAGGCGCACCCGTGGGTCGAGATCGGCAGCTACCCGCGCTTCGACGACGCGGACCACCGCGTGAAGGTCACGATCGAGGCGAAGGACGGCGCGCGCGTCGACGCCGCGCTCGCGGCGCTGCTCGCGGCGCTGCCGGAGGGAGCGGTCGTGCGTACGGAGCCGCGGTGA
- a CDS encoding acyl-CoA desaturase — translation MPATRAADVDAIAWTRSLPFFAVHAVALATPFLAPVEGRWVALAIGLYLTRMFGITAGYHRYFSHRAFRTSRGFQLVLAVLGASSAQKGPLWWAAHHRDHHRHSDRPPDIHSPLERGFWWSHVGWILARRHDATKLERVKDLARYPELRWLDRWHLAAPLALAGVLLLAGGVPALLWGFFVSTVLLWHGTFAINSLAHVFGRRRYETGEGSRNGLPLALLTLGEGWHNNHHFYPSSANQGFFWWEVDVTYYVLRGLSVLRVVRDLRTPPDRVRYAHRAAAEPAARSVVLQDAG, via the coding sequence ATGCCTGCCACCCGAGCTGCCGATGTCGACGCGATCGCCTGGACCCGCTCGCTCCCCTTCTTCGCCGTTCACGCCGTCGCCCTGGCGACGCCCTTCCTCGCGCCCGTCGAGGGGCGATGGGTCGCCCTCGCGATCGGTCTGTACCTGACGAGGATGTTCGGCATCACCGCCGGGTACCACCGCTACTTCTCCCACCGGGCCTTCCGCACGTCGCGCGGCTTCCAGCTCGTCCTCGCGGTGCTCGGCGCCTCGTCCGCACAGAAGGGGCCGCTCTGGTGGGCCGCCCACCACCGCGACCACCACCGGCACTCGGATCGCCCCCCCGACATCCACTCGCCGCTCGAGCGGGGCTTCTGGTGGAGCCACGTGGGCTGGATCCTCGCGCGCCGCCACGACGCGACCAAGCTCGAGCGCGTGAAGGACCTCGCCAGGTACCCCGAGCTTCGCTGGCTCGACCGGTGGCACCTCGCTGCGCCGCTCGCGCTGGCGGGCGTCCTGCTCCTCGCGGGCGGCGTGCCCGCGCTGCTGTGGGGCTTCTTCGTCTCCACGGTGCTGCTGTGGCACGGCACCTTCGCCATCAACTCGCTGGCGCACGTGTTCGGCCGCAGGCGCTACGAGACGGGGGAGGGGTCCCGCAACGGCCTCCCCCTCGCGCTGCTGACGCTCGGCGAGGGCTGGCACAACAACCACCACTTCTACCCGTCGAGCGCGAACCAGGGGTTCTTCTGGTGGGAGGTGGACGTGACCTACTACGTGCTGCGCGGGCTGTCGGTGCTGCGCGTCGTGCGCGATCTGCGCACGCCGCCCGACCGAGTCCGGTACGCCCATCGCGCGGCCGCGGAGCCGGCGGCCCGCTCCGTGGTCCTGCAGGACGCGGGCTAG
- a CDS encoding lysophospholipid acyltransferase family protein has translation MAEKSRRKGGTGKRTPARAGEPRARAAARPAKPVLGNDPFARGAAPREPAPSVMRGAHPTPTPTPTPTPTPTPTPTPTPTPTPRPAASAVDGRRTTAGERLGELEHRMESTLAGLEHRLAELAAMAGIASAGGELRETLARLLPKVKHALGTAVDLARLLEPPERLDRYGLDPRFHERALPLLELLYATWWRAEVRGIERIPECGPAIVVANHAGVVPWDALVLRHALHRDHPARRDLRPLIDDREAELPVFGPLAIRLGAVRAAPEPAERILREGGLLGVFPEGSAVARKPWAERYRIERFGRGGFVKIALRARAPIVPCAIVGSEEASPGISRPGWLAGTLGLGGLPGSSLHLGSAALLPLPSRWSLRFGDPIDPGSAGAAGAEDAAAVNALAERVRGTLQAMLDEDLAGRRSVYL, from the coding sequence GTGGCGGAGAAGAGCCGGAGGAAGGGCGGAACCGGGAAGCGCACGCCCGCGCGCGCGGGCGAGCCACGCGCCCGCGCCGCCGCCCGCCCGGCGAAGCCGGTGCTCGGGAACGACCCGTTCGCCCGAGGCGCGGCGCCGCGAGAGCCCGCACCCTCCGTGATGCGCGGAGCGCATCCGACCCCGACCCCGACCCCGACCCCGACCCCGACCCCGACCCCGACCCCGACCCCGACCCCGACCCCGACCCCGCGCCCCGCCGCGTCAGCGGTGGACGGTCGACGGACGACCGCCGGCGAGAGGCTGGGCGAGCTCGAGCACCGGATGGAGAGTACCCTCGCCGGGCTCGAGCACCGGCTCGCCGAGCTCGCGGCGATGGCCGGGATCGCCTCCGCCGGTGGCGAGCTGCGCGAGACCCTGGCCCGGCTGCTGCCGAAGGTGAAGCACGCGCTGGGCACGGCCGTCGATCTGGCGCGGCTCCTCGAGCCACCCGAGCGGCTCGACCGCTACGGCCTCGACCCGCGCTTCCACGAACGGGCCCTGCCGCTGCTCGAGCTCCTGTACGCCACGTGGTGGCGCGCCGAGGTCCGCGGGATCGAGCGGATCCCGGAGTGCGGCCCCGCGATCGTCGTCGCGAACCACGCGGGGGTGGTGCCGTGGGACGCGCTCGTCCTCCGCCATGCGCTCCACCGCGATCACCCCGCCCGGCGCGACCTCCGGCCGCTCATCGACGACCGTGAGGCCGAGCTGCCCGTGTTCGGGCCGCTCGCGATCCGGCTCGGCGCGGTGCGGGCGGCGCCGGAGCCCGCCGAGCGGATCCTGCGGGAGGGCGGGCTCCTCGGCGTCTTCCCGGAGGGGAGCGCCGTGGCGCGAAAGCCGTGGGCAGAGCGCTATCGGATCGAGCGGTTCGGGCGCGGCGGGTTCGTGAAGATCGCGCTCCGGGCCCGGGCGCCCATCGTCCCGTGCGCGATCGTCGGGAGCGAGGAGGCCTCGCCCGGCATCTCGCGGCCGGGCTGGCTCGCCGGAACGCTCGGCCTCGGCGGGCTCCCCGGGAGCTCGCTCCACCTCGGCTCTGCCGCGCTCCTGCCGCTCCCGTCGCGCTGGTCGCTCCGCTTCGGCGACCCGATCGATCCTGGGAGCGCCGGCGCGGCCGGGGCGGAGGACGCCGCGGCGGTGAACGCCCTCGCCGAGCGCGTCCGCGGGACGCTCCAGGCGATGCTCGACGAGGACCTCGCGGGCCGGCGGTCCGTCTACCTCTAG
- the mutL gene encoding DNA mismatch repair endonuclease MutL, which translates to MPRIQVLPPGLVNQIAAGEVVERPASVVKELVENALDAGATSVSIDVEEGGLALVRVADDGCGMSADDAQLALERHATSKLRDAEGLAAIATMGFRGEALPAIASVARFRLDTAPAEDGAGTRVEVEGGGRPSSGPVARPRGTTIEVRDLFFNTPARRKFMRAAATESGHVTEAVVRLALARPDVGFTLRSAGRLVLGSRAGAAAADRAAQALGRDAHRHLVPVDAGRGNVRVRGLVCSPDHSEATGRALYLFVNGRYVRDRGAAHAVLRAFAGTLPPGRHPAGVLFVELPLDRVDVNVHPQKLEVRFAEAREVYDALFHAIAGTLRTAPWLAHGRAGGSAPPGPVALTPPGGAGSDETAAVLAWAREAHAPEGSGALVPPPSPVPGASGTFAFAIPDEAGLARPAGYFASLRYVGQHARTYLLCEAQGGTLVVIDQHASHERLLFQRLREVFRTRKLPVQPFLLPQVVTLPPAVARALEGGLPELARLGFDVEPFGGDSFAVKGAPAALAGVDLEALLLDLSAQLELVGSGTAVDEALHDLLATMACHAAVRANQEVAPEEARALLDGLDAIDFKARCPHGRPVVFELPLAELERRVGRR; encoded by the coding sequence GTGCCGCGCATCCAGGTCCTGCCCCCCGGGCTCGTGAACCAGATCGCCGCGGGCGAGGTGGTCGAGCGCCCCGCCTCCGTCGTGAAGGAGCTCGTCGAGAACGCGCTCGACGCGGGCGCCACGTCCGTGTCGATCGACGTGGAGGAGGGCGGGCTCGCGCTCGTGCGGGTCGCGGACGACGGCTGCGGGATGAGCGCCGACGACGCCCAGCTCGCCCTGGAGCGCCACGCGACGTCGAAGCTGCGCGACGCCGAGGGGCTCGCGGCCATCGCCACAATGGGCTTCCGGGGGGAGGCGCTCCCCGCGATCGCCTCGGTGGCGCGCTTCCGGCTCGACACGGCGCCGGCCGAGGACGGGGCGGGCACGCGGGTGGAGGTCGAGGGCGGCGGGCGGCCGTCGTCCGGGCCCGTGGCGCGCCCGCGCGGTACGACCATCGAGGTCCGCGACCTGTTCTTCAACACGCCGGCCAGGCGCAAGTTCATGCGCGCCGCGGCGACGGAGTCGGGGCACGTGACGGAGGCGGTCGTCCGGCTCGCGCTCGCGCGGCCCGACGTGGGGTTCACGCTGCGGTCCGCGGGGCGCCTCGTCCTCGGTTCGCGGGCCGGCGCCGCGGCCGCAGACCGCGCGGCGCAGGCGCTCGGGCGCGACGCGCACCGGCACCTCGTCCCGGTCGACGCCGGGCGCGGGAACGTCCGCGTGCGCGGCCTCGTCTGCTCTCCCGATCATTCGGAGGCGACGGGGCGTGCCCTCTACCTGTTCGTGAACGGCCGCTACGTTCGGGACCGCGGGGCCGCGCACGCGGTGCTCCGCGCGTTCGCCGGGACGCTCCCGCCCGGACGGCACCCGGCGGGCGTGCTGTTCGTGGAGCTGCCGCTCGATCGGGTGGACGTGAACGTCCACCCGCAGAAGCTGGAGGTGCGCTTCGCCGAGGCCCGCGAGGTGTACGACGCGCTCTTCCACGCGATCGCGGGGACGCTCCGCACGGCGCCCTGGCTGGCGCACGGCCGCGCCGGGGGGAGTGCCCCGCCGGGTCCGGTCGCCCTGACGCCGCCGGGCGGCGCGGGGAGCGACGAGACCGCCGCAGTGCTCGCCTGGGCGCGCGAGGCCCACGCCCCCGAGGGCAGCGGCGCGCTCGTTCCGCCTCCGTCGCCCGTGCCCGGCGCGAGCGGCACGTTCGCGTTCGCGATCCCGGACGAGGCGGGGCTGGCGCGGCCCGCCGGGTACTTCGCCTCCCTGCGCTACGTCGGGCAGCACGCGCGCACGTATCTGCTGTGCGAGGCGCAGGGAGGGACGCTCGTCGTGATCGACCAGCACGCGAGCCATGAGCGGCTGCTGTTCCAGCGCCTGCGCGAGGTTTTCCGTACGCGCAAGCTCCCCGTGCAGCCGTTCCTCCTCCCGCAGGTCGTGACCCTGCCGCCGGCCGTGGCGCGCGCGCTGGAGGGCGGCCTGCCGGAGCTCGCCCGCCTCGGGTTCGACGTGGAGCCGTTCGGCGGCGACAGCTTCGCCGTGAAGGGCGCGCCCGCGGCGCTCGCCGGAGTGGATCTCGAGGCGCTGCTGCTCGACCTGTCAGCTCAGCTCGAGCTGGTGGGCAGCGGCACGGCGGTCGACGAGGCGCTGCACGATCTGCTCGCCACGATGGCCTGTCACGCGGCGGTGCGGGCGAACCAGGAGGTCGCGCCAGAGGAGGCCCGCGCGCTGCTCGACGGCCTCGACGCGATCGACTTCAAGGCGCGCTGCCCGCACGGCCGCCCCGTCGTCTTCGAGCTGCCGCTGGCGGAGCTCGAGCGGCGGGTAGGGCGTCGATGA
- a CDS encoding sigma-54-dependent Fis family transcriptional regulator has protein sequence MATLIVKSPDGVEREIALVKRITSIGRDAENDVAVPDPTMPGTAVHIHWDGRDYNAAAHDAADMTVNGKRRSTWRLGPGDRIRVAGTELSFDPAPRPVPTVRPSAGQRLLALETLVRFSERLLGANDLARLLDELIDALLEVTHADKGFLILLEDGEMNVRAARNVGRETIEGAVARVSDSIIQRVIDTRRPIVVADALHDREWSGSTSVVNLKLCSVMCAPLMQKGEVCGVIYLGNDSVVSLFDDRSLEALTVFAAQASLLVQNAMLLDSLRRENVALKEAVSSKHYGELIGSGASMREVYRRIEKVAGTDISVLVSGETGTGKEVVAREIHRRSTRASGPFVAVNCGAIPEALLESELFGHVRGAFTGAVATRPGKFQAAHGGTLFLDEVGEMPAALQVKLLRALQERSVTKIGDTRPEPVDLRILAATNKVLEDEIRKGTFREDLYYRLNVVSIVLPPLRERGEDLLVLAKYFLQKYAKDFGAKVRGFTPSAVVAIRKYAWPGNIRELENRVKKAVVLADRALVSAEDLDLHPEILEPILPLIQAKEEFQKRYINEVLERNQGNRTKTAKDLGVDPRTIFRHLEKLEAERRGQKLPPDEEDDA, from the coding sequence GTGGCGACGCTCATCGTGAAGAGCCCCGACGGCGTGGAGCGCGAGATCGCGCTCGTGAAGCGGATCACCAGCATCGGGCGGGACGCGGAGAACGACGTCGCCGTGCCGGATCCGACCATGCCCGGCACCGCCGTCCACATCCACTGGGACGGGCGCGACTACAACGCGGCCGCCCACGACGCCGCCGACATGACCGTGAACGGGAAGCGCCGCTCGACCTGGCGGCTCGGACCGGGGGATCGCATCCGCGTGGCGGGGACGGAGCTCTCCTTCGATCCCGCCCCGCGCCCGGTCCCCACCGTTCGGCCGAGCGCCGGCCAGCGGCTCCTCGCCCTCGAGACGCTGGTCCGCTTCTCCGAGCGGCTCCTCGGGGCGAACGACCTGGCGCGGCTCCTGGACGAGCTCATCGACGCGCTCCTCGAGGTCACCCACGCCGACAAGGGGTTCCTCATCCTGCTCGAGGACGGCGAGATGAACGTCCGGGCGGCGCGCAACGTGGGCCGCGAGACCATCGAGGGCGCGGTCGCGCGGGTCTCGGACTCCATCATCCAGCGCGTGATCGACACCCGCCGCCCCATCGTCGTCGCCGACGCGCTGCACGACCGGGAGTGGTCGGGCTCGACCTCGGTCGTGAACCTGAAGCTCTGCTCGGTGATGTGCGCCCCCCTCATGCAGAAGGGGGAGGTCTGCGGCGTCATCTACCTCGGCAACGACAGCGTCGTGTCGCTCTTCGACGATCGGTCGCTCGAGGCGCTCACCGTGTTCGCCGCGCAGGCGTCGCTCCTCGTCCAGAACGCCATGCTGCTCGACTCGCTGCGGCGGGAGAACGTCGCGCTGAAGGAGGCGGTGAGCTCGAAGCACTACGGCGAGCTCATCGGCTCGGGCGCCTCGATGCGCGAGGTGTACCGGCGCATCGAGAAGGTGGCCGGCACGGACATCAGCGTCCTCGTCTCCGGCGAGACCGGCACCGGGAAGGAGGTCGTCGCCCGCGAGATCCACCGCCGAAGCACCCGCGCGAGCGGCCCGTTCGTCGCGGTCAACTGCGGCGCCATCCCGGAGGCGCTGCTCGAGTCGGAGCTGTTCGGGCACGTGCGCGGGGCCTTCACGGGGGCCGTCGCGACCCGTCCCGGCAAGTTCCAGGCGGCGCACGGCGGCACGCTCTTCCTCGACGAGGTGGGCGAGATGCCCGCCGCGCTCCAGGTCAAGCTGCTGCGCGCGCTGCAGGAGCGATCGGTCACCAAGATCGGTGACACGCGGCCCGAGCCCGTGGACCTGCGGATCCTGGCCGCGACGAACAAGGTGCTCGAGGACGAGATCCGCAAGGGGACCTTCCGGGAGGACCTCTACTACCGCCTGAACGTGGTCTCGATCGTGCTGCCGCCGCTGCGCGAGCGGGGGGAGGATCTCCTCGTGCTCGCGAAGTACTTCCTCCAGAAGTACGCCAAGGACTTCGGGGCGAAGGTGCGCGGGTTCACGCCGAGCGCCGTCGTGGCCATACGCAAGTACGCCTGGCCCGGCAACATCCGCGAGCTCGAGAACCGCGTGAAGAAGGCGGTCGTGCTCGCCGACAGGGCGCTGGTGTCGGCGGAGGATCTCGACCTGCACCCCGAGATCCTCGAGCCCATCCTCCCGCTGATCCAGGCGAAGGAGGAGTTCCAGAAGCGCTACATCAACGAGGTGCTCGAGCGGAACCAGGGGAACCGCACCAAGACGGCGAAGGATCTCGGCGTGGACCCGCGGACGATCTTCCGGCACCTCGAGAAGCTCGAGGCGGAGCGGCGCGGCCAGAAGCTCCCGCCCGACGAGGAGGACGACGCGTGA
- a CDS encoding tol-pal system YbgF family protein, which translates to MIPLLLALALTAPPELKRAKDRFEFGAYADAAGTLRRYLATSPPLTEEQAIDAYRMLGISEFQLGDQAQARAAFVNLLSHDPDYALDPFLVPPPIVEFFDRVKREHEPALAPLRERRRALREQERLADEAKRRLLAEERARTGPPTKVVRVQERLYLFNWMPLGAGQFQNGDRAKGTAIAAGQIVAGLVNLGAIVFHNQLAEDRTRTCISGQPGCSSPPYSDSDRELLGRVDAVKYVSAGLFWALYAYGVWDAHQHYVPIVETEVAPGGGGGSISLEWAF; encoded by the coding sequence GTGATCCCGCTCCTGCTCGCGCTCGCGCTGACGGCTCCGCCTGAGCTGAAGCGCGCCAAGGACCGGTTCGAGTTCGGCGCGTACGCCGACGCGGCCGGCACCCTGCGCCGCTACCTCGCCACGAGCCCGCCGCTCACGGAGGAGCAGGCCATCGACGCCTACCGGATGCTGGGGATCTCCGAGTTCCAGCTCGGCGATCAGGCCCAGGCGCGGGCGGCGTTCGTGAACCTCCTCTCCCACGACCCGGACTACGCGCTCGATCCGTTCCTCGTCCCGCCGCCGATCGTCGAGTTCTTCGATCGGGTGAAGCGCGAGCACGAGCCGGCGCTCGCGCCCTTGCGGGAGCGGCGTCGCGCCCTGCGCGAGCAGGAACGCCTCGCCGACGAGGCGAAGCGCCGGCTGCTCGCGGAGGAGCGCGCGCGCACCGGGCCTCCGACCAAGGTCGTGCGCGTGCAGGAGCGGCTCTACCTGTTCAACTGGATGCCGCTCGGCGCGGGGCAGTTCCAGAACGGCGATCGCGCGAAGGGGACCGCCATCGCGGCGGGCCAGATCGTGGCCGGCCTCGTGAACCTCGGGGCGATCGTCTTCCACAACCAGCTCGCCGAGGACCGGACCCGGACCTGCATCTCCGGCCAGCCGGGCTGCTCGAGCCCGCCGTACTCCGACTCGGACCGGGAGCTGCTCGGCCGCGTCGACGCGGTGAAGTACGTCTCCGCGGGGCTGTTCTGGGCGCTGTACGCGTACGGCGTGTGGGATGCCCACCAGCACTACGTGCCGATCGTCGAGACGGAGGTCGCCCCGGGAGGCGGCGGCGGCTCGATCTCGCTCGAGTGGGCGTTCTAG
- a CDS encoding serine/threonine-protein kinase, which translates to MAVVYRGRDTALDREVAVKLLHPHLASAPESRARFSREARAVARLSHPGIVEIYDYSGDGAADSYLVTEYVRGRTLRAFAAEVGFGFPELSALVGRALVDALVHAHSAGVIHRDLKPENVLVHEGERPAVKLADFGIARILASDERMTMTGALVGSPHHMAPEIVEGREADARSDLFSLGTILYWLATGKLPFAASNPTAILRRVLEADFEDPRAADPRVPDGLAELILRCLSLAPEKRPASAAEVRDALDRLLAESGLARPEEELVAFLRDPAAFKASFPPRAVAALTERGDAVLAGGSPARALGFYSRVLAIDPGNAEIPAKLARLSRRRRLRRTAAFSSAGVALAAGIAAVIALAPRPAVAPPAGAPPARPPAAEARAPSGAPTPEAPGADAAPEAPEPSIDPPAAKTQERSAPAPRGARPGGPGAPREGSAPPRPPATLTVHVRPYAQRALLDGVEVARGEQLVRFSLAPGRPHVIQLDHACCAPFVREITAEEAQRVGELRVPLVPRPARLRVEGDPATRVYVDGKLVGTAGESQRTAFAIPVPGGAESPYEAPARIGLEIAGAAARDVQVKLRAGGEVVVAAPASAPAPAPVPAPGAARPAAASTQPGDARP; encoded by the coding sequence ATGGCCGTCGTGTACCGCGGCCGCGATACCGCCCTCGACCGCGAGGTAGCGGTCAAGCTGCTGCACCCGCACCTCGCCTCCGCGCCGGAGTCGCGCGCCCGCTTCTCGCGGGAGGCGCGGGCCGTCGCGCGCCTCTCCCACCCCGGGATCGTGGAGATCTACGACTACTCGGGCGACGGGGCGGCGGACAGCTACCTCGTCACCGAGTACGTGCGCGGGCGGACCCTGCGCGCCTTCGCGGCGGAGGTGGGGTTCGGGTTCCCCGAGCTCTCCGCGCTCGTCGGGCGCGCGCTCGTGGACGCCCTCGTCCACGCGCACTCCGCCGGCGTGATCCACCGCGATCTCAAGCCCGAGAACGTCCTCGTCCACGAGGGCGAGCGGCCCGCCGTGAAGCTCGCGGACTTCGGGATCGCCCGCATCCTCGCGTCGGACGAGCGCATGACGATGACCGGCGCCCTCGTCGGGTCGCCGCACCACATGGCGCCGGAGATCGTCGAGGGGCGCGAGGCGGACGCGCGCAGCGACCTGTTCTCGCTCGGCACCATCCTGTACTGGCTGGCCACCGGGAAGCTGCCCTTCGCCGCGTCGAACCCCACCGCGATCCTCCGGCGCGTCCTCGAGGCCGACTTCGAGGATCCGCGCGCGGCGGACCCGCGCGTCCCCGACGGGCTCGCCGAGCTGATCCTGCGCTGCCTCTCGCTCGCCCCCGAGAAGCGCCCCGCCAGCGCCGCGGAGGTGCGCGACGCGCTCGACCGGCTCCTCGCGGAGAGCGGCCTGGCGCGGCCGGAGGAAGAGCTCGTCGCGTTCCTGCGCGATCCCGCCGCCTTCAAGGCCTCGTTCCCGCCGAGGGCGGTGGCCGCGCTGACGGAGCGCGGGGACGCGGTGCTCGCCGGGGGCTCCCCGGCCCGCGCGCTCGGCTTCTACTCCCGCGTCCTCGCGATAGACCCCGGCAACGCGGAGATCCCCGCGAAGCTCGCCCGCCTCTCCCGGCGGCGCCGCCTGAGGCGGACCGCTGCGTTCTCGAGCGCGGGTGTGGCCCTCGCCGCGGGGATCGCCGCCGTCATCGCGCTCGCGCCGCGCCCGGCCGTCGCGCCGCCCGCGGGGGCTCCGCCGGCCCGGCCCCCGGCCGCCGAGGCGCGCGCGCCGAGTGGCGCCCCGACCCCCGAGGCTCCGGGGGCCGACGCCGCGCCAGAGGCCCCCGAGCCCTCCATCGATCCGCCCGCCGCGAAGACCCAGGAGCGCTCCGCGCCGGCTCCGCGCGGCGCGCGCCCGGGCGGACCGGGGGCCCCGCGCGAGGGCTCCGCCCCGCCTCGCCCGCCGGCGACGCTCACCGTGCACGTCCGTCCATACGCCCAGCGCGCGCTGCTCGACGGCGTCGAGGTGGCGCGCGGCGAGCAGCTGGTGCGGTTCTCGCTGGCGCCCGGCCGGCCGCACGTCATCCAGCTCGATCACGCCTGCTGCGCGCCGTTCGTGCGGGAGATCACGGCAGAGGAGGCGCAGCGCGTCGGCGAGCTGCGCGTCCCGCTCGTGCCGCGCCCCGCCCGCCTGCGCGTGGAGGGCGACCCGGCGACGCGCGTGTACGTGGACGGCAAGCTCGTCGGCACGGCCGGCGAGTCGCAGCGGACGGCGTTCGCCATCCCCGTGCCCGGCGGCGCGGAGAGCCCCTACGAGGCGCCCGCCCGGATCGGGCTCGAGATCGCGGGCGCGGCGGCGCGCGACGTCCAGGTGAAGCTCCGGGCCGGCGGCGAGGTGGTCGTGGCCGCGCCGGCGTCGGCGCCGGCGCCGGCGCCGGTCCCGGCGCCCGGCGCCGCGCGGCCCGCCGCCGCCAGCACCCAGCCAGGAGACGCCCGCCCGTGA